One window of Candidatus Hydrogenedentota bacterium genomic DNA carries:
- a CDS encoding carbamoyltransferase — MNILGIGGYSHDSAAALVRDGRVVAAVAEERLSRVKHQGGVPRLAVEWCLGEAGLTLDDVDHIGCYMRPGLRVGRRLPYRLSTAWRSPFYAAAFSAYELWHNGGYIRGMQSLRGKKAQLHFMEHHPAHAASAFLCSPFEEAALLSIDYVGEWAATWTGIGRGAEITRLRQANYPNSLGVFYSALTDYLGFLRASDEYKVMGLASYGEPVYYETLKKVLRPQDDGWYRIDHSYTAWHYLPGSRCGYFSDKFIREFGPPRKKGEAITEHHQNLAASAQRLLEDIVLRLAENLRRETGLTKLCLAGGVALNCSMNGRLKRESGFEDIWIQPASGDDGIAIGAALQLHHRFNGPQRGYTMTQANLGPDIDNDAIEAHLKLTKTPYTRSTDIAGDAARLLAAGKIVGWYQGRMEFGPRALGSRSILADPTRADMKDLVNTYVKFREEFRPFAPSVLAERAPEYFEGCTDSPFMLFVYPVRPEKQAEVPAITHIDGTARVQTVTEASNPRYYQLIKAFEAVRGVPMVLNTSFNVMGEPIVHTPADALRCFYGTGMDALAMGDFLVVK, encoded by the coding sequence CGGGACGGTCGGGTGGTTGCCGCCGTGGCGGAAGAGCGCCTTTCCCGTGTGAAACATCAGGGGGGCGTGCCCCGGCTGGCGGTGGAATGGTGCCTCGGAGAGGCGGGGCTGACCCTGGACGACGTCGATCATATCGGCTGCTACATGCGCCCCGGGCTGCGGGTTGGCCGTCGTTTGCCCTACCGGTTGAGCACGGCGTGGCGAAGCCCTTTCTACGCCGCCGCCTTTTCGGCCTATGAGCTCTGGCACAATGGGGGCTACATCCGGGGTATGCAGTCGCTCCGGGGAAAGAAAGCGCAACTTCACTTCATGGAGCATCACCCGGCCCACGCGGCCAGCGCCTTCCTGTGCAGTCCCTTCGAGGAGGCCGCGCTCCTTTCCATCGACTATGTGGGGGAGTGGGCCGCCACGTGGACCGGCATTGGCCGGGGCGCGGAGATCACCCGGTTGCGCCAGGCGAATTATCCCAACTCGCTGGGCGTATTTTACTCGGCGTTAACCGACTACCTCGGCTTCCTGCGCGCATCGGACGAGTACAAGGTGATGGGCCTGGCTTCCTATGGCGAGCCGGTGTACTACGAGACGCTGAAGAAGGTGCTCCGGCCCCAGGACGATGGCTGGTACCGCATTGACCACAGCTATACCGCCTGGCACTATTTGCCCGGCTCGCGCTGCGGCTATTTCAGCGATAAGTTTATCCGTGAATTCGGCCCGCCGCGCAAGAAGGGCGAGGCCATCACCGAGCACCACCAGAACCTCGCGGCCTCGGCCCAGCGCCTGCTGGAGGACATCGTCCTGCGCCTGGCGGAGAATCTCCGCCGCGAGACGGGTCTGACGAAGCTTTGCCTGGCGGGCGGCGTGGCGCTCAACTGCTCCATGAACGGCCGCCTGAAGCGGGAGTCGGGCTTCGAGGATATCTGGATTCAGCCGGCCTCGGGCGACGACGGCATCGCCATCGGCGCGGCGCTTCAGTTGCACCACCGATTCAATGGCCCGCAGCGCGGCTACACCATGACCCAGGCGAATCTGGGGCCCGATATTGACAACGACGCGATAGAGGCCCACCTCAAGCTGACCAAGACGCCCTACACGCGCTCGACGGATATTGCGGGCGATGCGGCGAGGCTGCTGGCGGCAGGAAAGATCGTGGGATGGTATCAGGGCCGCATGGAGTTTGGTCCCCGGGCGCTGGGCAGTCGGAGCATCCTGGCGGATCCGACGCGGGCGGACATGAAGGACCTGGTGAATACCTACGTGAAGTTTCGTGAGGAGTTCCGTCCCTTTGCGCCGAGCGTGCTGGCGGAGCGGGCGCCGGAGTACTTCGAGGGCTGCACCGATTCGCCCTTCATGCTTTTTGTCTATCCCGTGCGGCCGGAGAAACAGGCGGAGGTGCCCGCGATCACCCACATCGACGGCACCGCGCGGGTCCAGACGGTGACGGAAGCTTCGAACCCGCGCTACTACCAGCTCATCAAGGCCTTCGAGGCGGTCCGGGGCGTGCCCATGGTGCTCAACACGAGTTTTAACGTGATGGGGGAGCCCATCGTGCATACGCCGGCCGACGCTTTGCGATGTTTCTACGGCACCGGCATGGATGCCCTGGCCATGGGAGACTTTCTGGTGGTGAAATAG
- a CDS encoding glycosyltransferase family 4 protein — protein MRILIPTVDYPPIEGGISTVALELARALHRQGHEVTVVAPLFPNMEAFDASEPYTVVRFGGYDAGWFRLVPFLLKSWRHTRGVDRIIAINISYGGVLGRIARLFRGTTYINLAYAYEFLKFARNPFARFALLNLYRNGERTVAISKFTRENLIRFGVPEDFVRVVLPGARVPEPIAPDVAAVACRRLDVEGYPFILAVGRFIPRKGQITIVEALPLLHEWCPNVHLVMVGRGPELAACRRKAEALGMEGFVHLPGYVPDDTLQALYQTCTCFALPTGEDEDGQVEGFGLVFTEAHAHGKPVVAGRSGGVVDAVQHDKTGLLVPAGNAERLAEALRRILENPELAESLGSAGKKRVEEQLNWDVFAKKLIEGP, from the coding sequence ATGCGTATTCTCATTCCCACCGTTGACTATCCGCCCATAGAAGGCGGCATCAGCACCGTCGCCCTGGAGCTGGCCCGCGCCCTCCATCGACAGGGGCACGAGGTGACCGTGGTGGCCCCGCTTTTTCCCAACATGGAGGCCTTCGACGCGTCCGAGCCCTATACCGTGGTGCGCTTCGGAGGCTATGACGCTGGCTGGTTTCGGCTGGTGCCCTTCTTGTTGAAAAGCTGGCGCCACACACGCGGCGTAGACCGCATTATCGCCATCAATATTTCCTACGGCGGGGTGCTGGGGCGAATAGCGAGGCTTTTTCGGGGTACGACCTATATTAATCTGGCCTATGCCTATGAGTTTCTCAAATTCGCCCGGAACCCTTTCGCCCGATTCGCCCTGTTGAACCTCTACCGCAACGGGGAGCGCACCGTGGCGATCAGCAAGTTCACCCGCGAGAATCTGATTCGATTCGGCGTACCTGAAGATTTCGTCCGGGTGGTTCTGCCTGGGGCCCGCGTGCCCGAGCCCATTGCGCCCGACGTTGCCGCCGTCGCGTGTCGCCGTCTCGATGTGGAGGGCTATCCCTTCATCCTCGCGGTGGGCCGCTTTATCCCGCGCAAGGGCCAGATCACCATCGTCGAGGCGCTGCCGCTCCTGCATGAGTGGTGCCCCAATGTTCACCTCGTCATGGTCGGGCGCGGCCCCGAGCTGGCCGCCTGCCGACGCAAAGCCGAGGCCCTGGGCATGGAGGGCTTCGTCCACCTGCCCGGCTACGTGCCCGACGACACCCTCCAGGCCCTCTACCAGACCTGCACCTGCTTCGCCCTGCCCACGGGGGAAGACGAGGACGGCCAGGTCGAGGGGTTTGGGCTCGTGTTTACGGAAGCTCACGCCCACGGCAAGCCGGTCGTGGCCGGACGGAGCGGCGGCGTGGTGGATGCTGTGCAGCACGATAAGACTGGCCTGCTGGTGCCGGCGGGAAACGCGGAAAGGCTCGCGGAGGCGCTTCGCCGCATCCTGGAAAATCCCGAACTCGCGGAGTCGCTCGGAAGCGCCGGGAAGAAACGGGTCGAAGAGCAACTCAACTGGGATGTGTTTGCCAAAAAGTTGATCGAGGGCCCGTAG